The following proteins are encoded in a genomic region of Streptomyces lunaelactis:
- a CDS encoding geranylgeranyl reductase family protein, with amino-acid sequence MTEPLSEHTADVIVVGAGPAGSTTAYYLAKAGLDVLLLEKTAFPREKVCGDGLTPRATKQLVSMGIDISEEAGWLRNKGLRIIGGGVRLQLDWPDLASYPDYGLVRKRDDFDEQLARQAQKAGARLYERCNVGAPIVDGRTGHITGVNAKLGEEKTPVTFHAPLVVAADGNSTRLSLAMGLHRREDRPMGVAVRTYFTSPRHDDDYLESWLELWDRRGAQDRLLPGYGWIFGMGDGTSNVGLGVLNTSAAFKELDWREVLKAWCASMPADWGYTDENMTMPIRGAALPMAFNRQPHYTKGLLLVGDAGGLVNPFNGEGIAYAMESGQIAADVIVQAHARQTPAQRELALHRYPKVLKDTYGGYYTLGRAFVKLIGNPKVMKIATQRGLSHPLLMKFTLKMLANLTDPTGGDAMDRIINGLTKVAPRS; translated from the coding sequence GTGACCGAGCCCCTCTCCGAACACACCGCCGATGTGATCGTCGTCGGGGCAGGCCCGGCCGGCTCCACGACCGCGTACTACCTCGCCAAGGCCGGGCTCGACGTCCTGCTCCTGGAGAAGACCGCGTTCCCGCGCGAGAAGGTGTGCGGCGACGGGCTCACGCCACGCGCGACCAAGCAGCTGGTCTCGATGGGCATCGACATCTCCGAGGAAGCCGGCTGGCTGCGCAACAAGGGCCTACGGATCATCGGCGGGGGGGTGCGGCTCCAGCTCGACTGGCCGGATCTCGCCTCGTACCCGGACTACGGACTCGTCCGCAAGCGCGACGACTTCGACGAGCAGCTGGCCAGGCAGGCGCAGAAGGCGGGCGCGCGGCTGTACGAGCGGTGCAATGTCGGCGCCCCGATCGTCGACGGGCGGACCGGCCACATCACCGGCGTCAACGCCAAGCTCGGCGAGGAGAAGACCCCGGTCACCTTCCACGCGCCGCTCGTGGTCGCCGCCGACGGCAATTCGACGCGGCTCTCCCTCGCCATGGGCCTGCACCGGCGCGAGGACCGGCCGATGGGCGTGGCCGTACGGACGTACTTCACCTCCCCCCGCCACGACGACGACTACCTGGAGTCCTGGCTGGAGCTGTGGGACCGGCGCGGCGCGCAGGACCGGCTGCTGCCCGGCTACGGCTGGATCTTCGGCATGGGCGACGGCACCTCGAACGTCGGCCTCGGTGTGCTCAACACCTCCGCCGCCTTCAAGGAGCTGGACTGGCGCGAGGTGCTGAAGGCCTGGTGCGCCTCGATGCCCGCGGACTGGGGCTACACCGACGAGAACATGACGATGCCGATCCGCGGCGCCGCCCTCCCGATGGCCTTCAACCGCCAGCCGCACTACACCAAGGGCCTGCTGCTGGTCGGCGACGCGGGTGGGCTGGTCAACCCGTTCAACGGTGAGGGCATCGCGTACGCCATGGAGTCCGGGCAGATCGCCGCCGATGTGATCGTGCAGGCGCACGCCCGGCAGACCCCGGCGCAGCGGGAGCTGGCGCTGCACCGCTACCCGAAGGTCCTCAAGGACACCTACGGCGGCTACTACACGCTCGGCCGCGCCTTCGTGAAGCTGATCGGCAACCCGAAGGTCATGAAGATCGCGACCCAGCGCGGACTGTCGCACCCGCTGCTGATGAAGTTCACGCTGAAGATGCTGGCGAACCTCACCGACCCGACGGGCGGCGACGCGATGGACCGGATCATCAACGGCCTCACGAAGGTGGCCCCCCGCTCCTGA
- a CDS encoding NuoB/complex I 20 kDa subunit family protein, which translates to MGIEEKLPSGFLLTTVEQASGWVRKSSVFPATFGLACCAIEMMTTGAGRYDLARFGMEVFRGSPRQADLMIVAGRVSQKMAPVLRQVYDQMPNPKWVISMGVCASSGGMFNNYAIVQGVDHVVPVDIYLPGCPPRPEMLMDAILKLHQKIQSSKLGVNAEEAAREAEEAALKALPTIEMKGLLR; encoded by the coding sequence ATGGGAATCGAAGAGAAGCTGCCGAGCGGTTTTCTGCTGACCACCGTCGAACAGGCCTCGGGCTGGGTGCGCAAGTCATCCGTCTTCCCGGCCACCTTCGGCCTGGCCTGCTGTGCCATCGAGATGATGACGACCGGCGCCGGCCGCTATGACCTCGCCCGCTTCGGCATGGAGGTCTTCCGCGGCTCACCGCGCCAGGCCGACCTGATGATCGTGGCGGGCCGGGTCAGTCAGAAGATGGCGCCGGTCCTGCGGCAGGTCTATGACCAGATGCCCAACCCCAAGTGGGTTATTTCCATGGGGGTTTGCGCTTCATCGGGTGGAATGTTCAACAATTATGCGATTGTGCAGGGCGTTGACCATGTTGTCCCTGTTGACATCTATTTGCCAGGCTGCCCGCCGCGTCCGGAGATGCTGATGGACGCGATCCTCAAGCTCCACCAGAAGATCCAGAGCTCGAAGCTCGGTGTGAACGCGGAGGAAGCGGCCCGCGAGGCGGAGGAGGCGGCCCTCAAGGCGCTCCCCACCATCGAGATGAAGGGGCTGCTCCGGTGA
- a CDS encoding NADH-quinone oxidoreductase subunit A: MNAYEPILVLGALGAGFAIFSVVMATLIGPKRYNRAKLEAYECGIEPTPTPAGGGRFPIKYYLTAMLFIVFDIEIVFLYPWAVTFDALGLFGLVEMLLFVLTVFVAYAYVWRRGGLEWD, from the coding sequence GTGAATGCTTACGAGCCCATCCTTGTGCTCGGCGCCCTCGGGGCAGGGTTTGCGATCTTCTCCGTGGTCATGGCCACGCTTATCGGCCCCAAGAGGTACAACCGGGCAAAGCTGGAGGCGTACGAGTGCGGCATCGAGCCGACTCCCACGCCGGCCGGAGGCGGCCGCTTTCCCATCAAGTACTACCTGACGGCGATGCTCTTCATCGTCTTCGACATCGAGATCGTCTTCCTCTATCCCTGGGCGGTCACCTTCGACGCCCTGGGGCTTTTCGGGCTCGTGGAGATGCTGCTCTTCGTGCTCACCGTCTTCGTCGCCTACGCGTATGTATGGCGGCGGGGCGGCCTGGAATGGGACTGA
- a CDS encoding C40 family peptidase — translation MSHTAHIPSHRKPRRSASKLALRAGVAGGVLSTIAVAGAAGPANAEPVTETIEMPALTGLSLSAATQSAEATQQVALDLELQAQEDAAAAKAAQTAKKAKAEAVRKAEAKEKAEAKERAEAEAKERASRSSERTTLSAPSSSSSSNASGSAATVVAFLKAQLGDAYVMGATGPNSWDCSSLVQAAFRTVGVDLPRVSQDQSVAGTQVGTSNLQVGDILYWGGAGSAYHTGVYIGDGKYLDAANPGKGVVIQDLSGYPASGAVRVL, via the coding sequence ATGTCCCACACCGCTCACATACCCAGCCACCGGAAGCCCCGCCGCAGCGCCTCGAAACTGGCACTCCGAGCCGGAGTTGCCGGTGGCGTCCTCAGCACCATCGCAGTGGCCGGAGCTGCCGGGCCGGCGAACGCCGAGCCGGTGACCGAGACCATCGAGATGCCCGCGCTCACCGGTCTCTCCCTCTCCGCCGCCACGCAGTCCGCCGAGGCCACTCAGCAGGTCGCCCTCGACCTCGAGTTGCAGGCCCAGGAGGACGCCGCCGCCGCGAAGGCCGCGCAGACCGCCAAGAAGGCCAAGGCCGAGGCGGTCCGCAAGGCCGAGGCCAAGGAGAAGGCCGAGGCGAAGGAACGCGCCGAGGCCGAGGCCAAGGAGCGCGCTTCCCGCTCCTCGGAGCGCACCACGCTCTCCGCCCCCTCCTCCAGCAGCTCCTCGAACGCGTCCGGCTCCGCCGCGACCGTCGTCGCCTTCCTCAAGGCGCAGCTCGGCGACGCGTACGTCATGGGCGCCACGGGCCCCAACTCCTGGGACTGCTCCAGCCTCGTCCAGGCCGCGTTCCGTACGGTCGGCGTCGACCTCCCCCGCGTCTCGCAGGACCAGTCGGTGGCCGGCACCCAGGTGGGCACCAGCAACCTCCAGGTCGGCGACATCCTCTACTGGGGCGGCGCGGGCAGCGCGTACCACACGGGCGTCTACATCGGTGACGGCAAGTACCTCGACGCCGCCAACCCCGGCAAGGGCGTTGTGATCCAGGACCTGTCGGGCTACCCGGCGAGCGGCGCGGTCCGCGTCCTCTGA
- a CDS encoding glutaminase, translating to MDYQAVLARIAEDVAPQVGSGRPAEYIPALAAVDPHRFGMAIADVDGKVYGIGDWQRPFSAQSITKVFALALALAQGGDSLWDRVGREPSGNPFNSLVQLEHENGIPRNPFINAGALVVTDRLQTLTGDASSELLEFLRQESANPELAFDAEVAESESAHGDRNAALAHFMASYGNITNPVPTLLDHYFWQCAIEMSCADLALAARFLARHGLRADDSRLLTRSEAKQVNAVMLTCGTYDAAGEFAYRVGLPGKSGVGGGIVAVVPGRCTLGVWSPGLDERGNSVAGVAALERFTTLTGLSVF from the coding sequence GTGGACTACCAGGCGGTCCTGGCACGGATCGCGGAGGACGTCGCACCGCAGGTCGGCAGCGGCAGGCCCGCCGAGTACATCCCGGCACTCGCCGCCGTCGACCCGCACCGCTTCGGCATGGCCATCGCGGATGTGGACGGCAAGGTGTACGGAATCGGGGACTGGCAGCGCCCCTTCTCCGCCCAGTCGATCACCAAGGTCTTCGCGCTCGCGCTGGCCCTGGCGCAAGGCGGCGACAGCCTCTGGGACCGGGTCGGCCGTGAGCCCTCCGGCAACCCCTTCAACTCGCTGGTGCAGCTGGAACACGAGAACGGGATCCCGCGCAATCCCTTCATCAACGCGGGCGCGCTCGTCGTCACCGACCGCCTGCAGACCCTGACCGGCGACGCGAGCAGCGAGCTGCTGGAATTCCTGCGGCAGGAGAGCGCGAACCCGGAGCTGGCCTTCGACGCGGAGGTCGCCGAGTCCGAGTCCGCGCACGGCGACCGCAATGCCGCCCTGGCCCACTTCATGGCCTCGTACGGCAACATCACCAACCCCGTGCCCACGCTCCTCGACCACTACTTCTGGCAGTGCGCGATCGAGATGAGCTGCGCCGATCTGGCGCTGGCGGCCCGCTTCCTGGCCCGCCACGGGCTGCGCGCCGACGACTCGCGGCTGCTGACCCGCAGCGAGGCCAAACAGGTCAACGCGGTGATGCTCACCTGCGGTACGTACGACGCGGCCGGGGAGTTCGCCTACCGGGTGGGCTTGCCGGGCAAGAGCGGTGTGGGTGGCGGGATCGTCGCCGTGGTGCCGGGGCGCTGCACGCTGGGGGTGTGGAGCCCGGGACTGGACGAGCGGGGCAATTCGGTGGCGGGTGTCGCGGCACTGGAGCGCTTCACGACGCTGACCGGGCTTTCCGTTTTCTGA
- a CDS encoding GNAT family N-acetyltransferase, with translation MSRPLPAVQLRVPTDEDALTWHRVFDDPDVMEFHGGKAAELSVYEELTARQRMHDAAHGFCFWTMLDEDGEVIGFTGAQPWPHQEFGPVGEIEIGWRLARGAWGKGYATAAARTTLERVRAAGVERVVAMVNARNERSIAVIGRLGMELAETFTTPVSQQKGYCFRLELSSL, from the coding sequence ATGAGCAGGCCGCTCCCCGCCGTACAGCTCCGTGTGCCCACCGACGAGGACGCCCTGACCTGGCACCGGGTCTTCGACGACCCGGACGTCATGGAGTTCCACGGCGGGAAGGCGGCGGAGCTGTCGGTCTACGAGGAGCTGACCGCCCGGCAGCGCATGCACGACGCCGCGCACGGCTTCTGCTTCTGGACCATGCTCGACGAGGACGGCGAGGTCATCGGCTTCACCGGCGCGCAGCCCTGGCCGCACCAGGAGTTCGGCCCGGTCGGCGAAATAGAGATCGGCTGGCGGCTGGCCCGGGGCGCGTGGGGCAAGGGGTACGCGACGGCCGCCGCCCGCACCACGCTGGAGCGGGTACGGGCGGCGGGGGTGGAGCGGGTGGTGGCGATGGTGAACGCCCGCAACGAGCGCTCGATCGCGGTGATCGGGCGGCTGGGGATGGAACTGGCCGAGACGTTCACGACGCCGGTGTCCCAGCAGAAGGGCTACTGCTTCCGGCTGGAGCTCAGTTCGCTCTGA
- the kdpB gene encoding potassium-transporting ATPase subunit KdpB translates to MPRVVPPQSTPDTGRATAPPPRTAGHRSPASRPGSWSALLDPALLARALPDALRKLHPRTMLRNPVLFVVWIGSALTTLSALLNPSVFTWLISVWLWLTVIFANLAEAVAEGRGKAQADSLRKARTDTVALRLRHWRYGTDATRAETEAVAATELRLFDVVVVEAGELIPADGDVVAGIAAVDESAVTGESAPVIRESGGDRSGVTGGTTVLSDRIVVRVTSRPGHSFMDRMIALVEGARRQKTPNEIALNILLAALTIVFILVVVSLQPMAAFAGAAQSTTVLVALLVTLIPTTIGALLSAIGIAGMDRLVQRNVLAMSGRAVEAAGDVNTLLLDKTGTITLGNREATGFVPLPGVDELILADAAQLSSLADETPEGRSVVVLAKARYGLRAPAEGELSHAEFVSFSAQTRMSGVDLSWSNGASCHIRKGAASSVVRWVEMRGGTVPGEAGMWSDSIAASGGTPLLVAVHDWDGPRVLGIIHLKDVVKDGIRERFAELRKMGIRTVMITGDNPLTAKAIAAEAGVDDFLAEATPEDKLALIKQEQEGGKLVAMTGDGTNDAPALAQADVGVAMNTGTSAAKEAGNMVDLDSNPTKLIDIVEIGKQLLITRGALTTFSITNDVAKYFAIIPAMFAAAHPGLDALNIMGLHSPTSAITSAIIFNALIIVALIPLALRGVRYTPASAHDLLRRNLGIYGLGGLLLPFLGIKAIDLVISLVPGIA, encoded by the coding sequence ATGCCTCGCGTCGTACCGCCACAGTCCACGCCAGACACCGGGCGGGCGACCGCCCCTCCGCCGCGTACCGCCGGACACCGGTCACCGGCATCCCGGCCCGGCAGTTGGAGCGCGCTGCTCGACCCGGCCCTGTTAGCCCGCGCCCTCCCCGACGCGCTGCGCAAACTCCATCCGCGGACGATGCTCCGCAACCCGGTGCTGTTCGTCGTCTGGATCGGCTCCGCCCTCACCACCCTCTCCGCGCTGCTCAACCCCTCCGTCTTCACCTGGCTGATCAGCGTCTGGCTCTGGCTGACGGTGATCTTCGCGAATCTGGCGGAGGCGGTGGCGGAGGGCCGTGGCAAGGCGCAGGCCGATTCGCTCCGCAAGGCGCGTACGGACACGGTCGCGCTGCGCCTGCGCCACTGGCGCTACGGCACGGACGCGACGCGCGCCGAGACCGAGGCCGTCGCCGCCACCGAGCTCAGGCTCTTCGACGTCGTCGTCGTGGAGGCGGGCGAGCTGATCCCGGCCGACGGCGATGTCGTCGCCGGCATCGCCGCGGTCGACGAGTCGGCCGTCACCGGCGAATCCGCCCCGGTCATCCGGGAGTCGGGCGGCGACAGGTCCGGCGTCACAGGCGGTACGACCGTGCTCTCCGACCGGATCGTCGTACGCGTCACCTCGCGCCCCGGGCACTCCTTCATGGACCGGATGATCGCCCTGGTCGAAGGCGCGCGGCGGCAGAAGACCCCGAACGAGATCGCCCTCAACATCCTGCTGGCCGCCCTGACCATCGTCTTCATCCTGGTCGTCGTCAGCCTCCAGCCGATGGCCGCGTTCGCGGGCGCCGCGCAGTCCACCACCGTCCTGGTCGCCCTGCTCGTCACGCTGATCCCGACCACCATCGGGGCGCTGCTCTCCGCCATCGGCATCGCGGGCATGGACCGCCTCGTACAGCGCAATGTGCTCGCCATGTCCGGCCGGGCCGTGGAGGCGGCCGGTGATGTGAACACCCTCCTCCTGGACAAGACCGGCACGATCACCCTCGGCAATCGCGAGGCGACCGGCTTCGTACCGCTGCCGGGCGTGGACGAACTGATCCTGGCCGACGCGGCGCAGCTCTCCTCGCTCGCCGACGAGACGCCCGAGGGCCGCTCAGTCGTCGTACTGGCCAAGGCGCGGTACGGGCTGCGGGCCCCGGCCGAAGGGGAGCTGTCGCACGCCGAGTTCGTCTCCTTCTCCGCGCAGACCCGGATGTCGGGCGTCGATCTGTCCTGGTCCAACGGTGCCTCCTGCCACATCCGCAAAGGCGCCGCCTCCTCGGTCGTCCGCTGGGTGGAGATGCGCGGCGGCACGGTGCCGGGCGAGGCCGGCATGTGGTCCGACTCGATCGCCGCGAGCGGTGGTACGCCACTGCTGGTCGCCGTGCACGACTGGGACGGGCCGCGGGTGCTCGGCATCATCCATCTCAAGGACGTCGTCAAGGACGGCATCCGCGAACGCTTCGCCGAGCTGCGGAAGATGGGCATCCGCACGGTGATGATCACGGGCGACAACCCGCTCACCGCAAAGGCGATCGCGGCCGAGGCCGGAGTCGACGACTTCCTCGCCGAGGCCACCCCCGAGGACAAGCTGGCCCTGATCAAGCAGGAGCAGGAGGGCGGCAAGCTCGTCGCGATGACGGGCGACGGTACGAACGACGCGCCCGCGCTGGCCCAGGCGGACGTCGGCGTCGCGATGAACACCGGCACCTCGGCCGCCAAGGAAGCCGGGAACATGGTGGACCTGGACTCCAACCCGACCAAGCTCATCGATATCGTCGAGATCGGCAAGCAACTGCTGATCACCCGGGGCGCGTTGACGACGTTCTCGATCACGAACGACGTGGCGAAGTACTTCGCGATCATCCCGGCGATGTTCGCGGCCGCCCACCCGGGCCTGGACGCGCTGAACATCATGGGCCTGCACAGCCCGACCTCGGCGATCACCTCGGCGATCATCTTCAACGCCCTGATCATCGTGGCGCTGATCCCGCTGGCGCTGCGCGGAGTGCGCTACACCCCGGCGTCCGCGCACGATCTGCTCCGCCGGAACCTGGGGATCTACGGGCTCGGCGGGCTGCTGCTGCCGTTCCTCGGGATCAAGGCGATCGATCTGGTGATCTCGCTGGTACCGGGGATCGCCTGA
- a CDS encoding NADH-quinone oxidoreductase subunit C, which translates to MTDGNGENANGNNVPAPRDESGEVIGVRRGMFGANNGGDTSGYGGLVRTVTLPGASHRPYGGYFDEVADELEGALEEQGIVPENAIEKTVVDRGELTFHIAREHLTAVAQTLRDDPALRFELCTGVSGVHYLEDKGRELHAVYHLRSLTHGRLIRLEVSAPDSDPHVPSLVAVYPTNDWHERETYDFFGLVFDGHPALTRIMMPDDWQGFPQRKDYPLGGIPVEYKGAQIPAPDQRRSYS; encoded by the coding sequence GTGACCGACGGCAACGGCGAGAACGCCAACGGTAACAACGTCCCCGCGCCGCGCGACGAGTCCGGCGAGGTCATCGGCGTACGCAGGGGCATGTTCGGCGCGAACAACGGCGGCGACACCTCCGGCTACGGCGGTCTCGTCAGGACGGTGACCCTGCCCGGCGCCTCCCACCGCCCCTACGGAGGCTATTTCGACGAGGTGGCCGACGAGCTCGAAGGCGCCCTGGAGGAGCAGGGGATCGTCCCCGAGAACGCCATCGAGAAGACGGTCGTCGACCGCGGCGAACTCACCTTCCACATCGCCCGCGAGCATCTGACGGCCGTGGCACAGACCCTGCGCGACGACCCGGCCCTGCGCTTCGAACTCTGCACCGGCGTCAGCGGCGTCCACTACCTCGAGGACAAGGGCCGCGAGCTGCACGCCGTCTACCACCTGCGCTCGCTCACCCACGGCCGGCTGATCCGCCTCGAGGTCTCCGCCCCGGACAGCGACCCGCACGTCCCGTCCCTGGTCGCGGTCTATCCGACCAACGACTGGCACGAGCGCGAGACATACGACTTCTTCGGGCTCGTCTTCGACGGCCACCCCGCCCTCACCCGGATCATGATGCCGGACGACTGGCAGGGCTTCCCGCAGCGCAAGGACTATCCGCTCGGCGGCATCCCCGTCGAGTACAAGGGCGCCCAGATCCCGGCTCCGGACCAGCGGAGGTCGTACAGCTGA
- a CDS encoding zinc ribbon domain-containing protein produces the protein MASYCPHCGNPSPDEARFCMKCGRERLPVASAAPPLPAPGAAPAAAPLAPPPGYPAPPVAAQPSPVGAFFGRAFRGDWLSSAKAAAWPTGMLLALAVALAIPTYGQDDEVVVGWSDRLRIALAMLLQGFGGGFEVKAADGSPGGLYGDGGGFPGSSGSSGSSGPGSSGYGDAGTDAIGAASLSLVPLTVTLLMVGALYLGARMLRTKGAGLEAAVRISLLVTGVVLVLGLFAQPEIEGMRISSSPLLAALGTLAISLAVTSGVLQRDDLAGWLAQRPAARSTVRALGTAVGALGVVVALCSVVGFIVYATADDVDGTALLVVLPVLPNIGFAVLGLSWGVPVEYDVQGRSGMGGSSTEHGSFGLGEISDVWGGGAVAGALALGVICALTLGIRAARRSADRREQLLAGGFSLGLVLLFLGVSGVSADLAGGMGDWGGQGTSEFAPSVADGLLFGLLWVGAATFLGPYVLRMVGQQPAPPALPAVLPVHPGYGPVPGYVPGPAGSHAPAAGAPAPGDPAANPANQAPAHPPTVAAAPSAPYAVGPHTVNLGAAPAPVAHDPAADAAAAERKRKVLVWTATLTAAFVIGGGATAGALILKKHNDGSGQAQNKPPAASPSQAPEQDPQASASPSATPSTDPSTSPSATPTIPSSPPPGGATLPVGFVLKQDPAGFSVGVMDGWKRRQAGSQIFYEAPTGGSYLQIGIIRNTPTTSYENFLGLEKKALETPERDYRRSQLTRNTYQGRPGALWEFTHVPEPDEGGVQRHVIDQAFVAADGTEYAILAAGRADLWDASKDVVFSTATNSFRAN, from the coding sequence ATGGCGTCGTACTGCCCGCACTGTGGCAACCCATCCCCGGATGAGGCCCGCTTCTGCATGAAGTGCGGGCGCGAGCGATTGCCGGTGGCCTCGGCGGCGCCACCGCTCCCGGCGCCGGGAGCAGCACCGGCAGCCGCACCGCTCGCCCCGCCGCCTGGATACCCGGCGCCGCCCGTCGCCGCGCAGCCGTCGCCCGTCGGGGCGTTCTTCGGCCGGGCGTTCCGAGGCGACTGGCTGTCATCGGCCAAGGCCGCCGCCTGGCCGACCGGAATGCTGCTCGCGCTCGCGGTGGCGCTCGCCATCCCCACGTACGGCCAGGACGACGAGGTCGTCGTCGGCTGGAGCGACCGGCTGCGGATCGCGCTGGCGATGCTGCTCCAGGGCTTCGGCGGCGGCTTCGAGGTGAAGGCGGCGGACGGCTCGCCGGGCGGGCTGTACGGCGACGGCGGCGGCTTCCCCGGCAGCTCGGGCAGCTCGGGCAGCTCGGGCCCAGGCTCCTCCGGCTACGGCGACGCGGGCACGGACGCGATCGGCGCGGCCTCGCTCTCCCTCGTGCCGCTGACGGTCACCCTGCTGATGGTCGGCGCGCTCTACCTGGGTGCGCGGATGCTGCGTACGAAGGGTGCCGGGCTGGAAGCGGCCGTACGCATCTCGCTGCTGGTCACCGGTGTGGTGCTGGTGCTCGGCCTGTTCGCGCAGCCCGAGATCGAGGGCATGCGCATCTCCTCGTCCCCGCTGCTCGCGGCGCTCGGCACGCTGGCGATCTCGCTCGCGGTGACCTCCGGCGTGCTCCAGCGCGACGACCTCGCCGGATGGCTGGCCCAGCGCCCCGCCGCCCGGTCGACGGTGCGCGCCCTGGGGACCGCGGTCGGCGCCCTCGGTGTGGTGGTGGCACTCTGCTCGGTGGTCGGCTTCATCGTGTACGCCACCGCGGACGACGTGGACGGTACGGCCCTGCTGGTCGTCCTGCCGGTCCTGCCCAACATCGGCTTCGCGGTGCTCGGGCTGAGCTGGGGCGTACCGGTGGAGTACGACGTCCAGGGCCGGTCCGGGATGGGCGGCTCGAGCACGGAGCACGGCAGTTTCGGGCTCGGGGAGATCAGCGATGTGTGGGGCGGCGGCGCGGTTGCCGGGGCGCTGGCGCTCGGCGTGATCTGCGCGCTGACCCTCGGCATCCGGGCTGCCCGCCGCTCGGCGGACCGTCGTGAACAACTGCTGGCCGGCGGCTTCTCGCTGGGCCTGGTCCTGCTGTTCCTGGGCGTGAGCGGGGTCTCCGCCGACCTCGCGGGCGGCATGGGGGACTGGGGTGGCCAGGGCACATCGGAGTTCGCGCCGAGCGTTGCGGACGGGCTGCTGTTCGGTCTGCTGTGGGTGGGTGCGGCGACGTTCCTGGGCCCGTATGTGCTGCGGATGGTGGGACAGCAGCCGGCGCCTCCGGCGCTTCCCGCCGTGCTGCCGGTGCATCCGGGGTACGGGCCGGTGCCGGGCTATGTGCCGGGGCCCGCGGGTTCTCACGCTCCGGCGGCAGGTGCACCCGCCCCCGGCGATCCGGCGGCCAACCCCGCCAACCAGGCCCCGGCACACCCTCCCACCGTCGCCGCCGCGCCCTCCGCTCCGTACGCCGTCGGCCCCCACACCGTGAACCTCGGCGCCGCACCGGCGCCCGTCGCCCACGATCCGGCCGCCGACGCGGCCGCCGCCGAACGCAAGCGCAAGGTCCTCGTCTGGACCGCCACCCTCACCGCCGCGTTCGTCATCGGCGGCGGCGCGACGGCCGGGGCACTGATCCTGAAGAAGCACAACGACGGGTCCGGCCAGGCACAGAACAAGCCCCCGGCCGCCTCGCCGTCCCAGGCACCCGAGCAGGACCCGCAGGCCTCGGCGTCACCTTCGGCGACCCCGTCCACGGACCCCTCCACCAGCCCCTCCGCCACGCCGACGATCCCGTCGTCACCCCCGCCGGGCGGCGCCACCCTCCCCGTGGGCTTTGTCCTGAAGCAGGACCCCGCCGGGTTCAGCGTCGGCGTGATGGACGGCTGGAAGCGCCGGCAGGCGGGCAGCCAGATCTTCTACGAGGCCCCGACGGGCGGCTCCTACCTCCAGATCGGGATCATCAGGAACACGCCGACGACCTCGTACGAGAACTTCCTCGGCCTGGAGAAGAAGGCCCTGGAGACCCCGGAAAGGGACTACCGGCGCAGCCAGTTGACCCGGAACACCTATCAGGGCCGACCGGGCGCGCTCTGGGAGTTCACTCATGTCCCCGAGCCCGACGAGGGCGGCGTGCAGCGGCATGTCATCGACCAGGCCTTCGTGGCCGCGGACGGCACGGAGTACGCGATCCTCGCGGCCGGCCGCGCCGATCTGTGGGACGCGAGCAAGGACGTGGTGTTCTCGACCGCGACGAACAGCTTCAGAGCGAACTGA
- a CDS encoding demethylmenaquinone methyltransferase, whose protein sequence is MTRATLDKQPHEVASMFDDVAAKYDLTNDVLSLGQARLWRKEVAKAVDARPAQKVLDLAAGTGTSSLPFTATGAYVVPCDFSLGMLSEGKKRNPWLPLTAGDATKLPFRDGVFDAVTISFGLRNVQDTDAALRELYRVTKPGGRVVICEFSQPTWAPFRTVYTEYLMRALPPVARAVSSNPDAYVYLAESIRAWPGQAGLAKRLHQAGWSKVAWRNLTGGVVALHRGTKPE, encoded by the coding sequence GTGACCCGAGCAACCCTGGACAAGCAGCCGCACGAAGTCGCCTCGATGTTCGACGACGTGGCGGCGAAGTACGACCTCACCAACGATGTGCTCTCGCTCGGCCAGGCCCGGCTGTGGCGCAAGGAGGTCGCGAAGGCGGTGGATGCCCGCCCGGCCCAGAAGGTCCTCGACCTGGCCGCGGGTACCGGCACGTCCTCGCTGCCCTTCACCGCCACCGGCGCGTATGTGGTGCCCTGCGACTTCTCCCTCGGCATGCTGAGCGAGGGCAAGAAGCGCAACCCCTGGCTGCCGCTCACCGCGGGCGACGCGACGAAGCTGCCGTTCCGTGACGGTGTCTTCGACGCCGTCACGATCTCCTTCGGGCTGCGCAATGTGCAGGACACGGACGCGGCGCTGCGCGAGCTGTACCGGGTGACCAAGCCCGGCGGACGGGTCGTGATCTGCGAGTTCTCGCAGCCGACGTGGGCACCGTTCCGGACCGTGTACACGGAGTATCTGATGCGGGCGCTGCCGCCGGTCGCCCGTGCGGTCTCGTCCAACCCCGACGCGTACGTCTATCTCGCCGAGTCGATCCGCGCCTGGCCCGGCCAGGCGGGCCTCGCGAAGCGGCTGCATCAGGCCGGCTGGTCCAAGGTCGCCTGGCGGAACCTCACCGGCGGGGTGGTGGCACTGCACCGCGGCACCAAGCCCGAGTAG